The following proteins are co-located in the Seriola aureovittata isolate HTS-2021-v1 ecotype China chromosome 7, ASM2101889v1, whole genome shotgun sequence genome:
- the sv2a gene encoding synaptic vesicle glycoprotein 2A, producing MDDDGRYRDNRSDFIRGAKDIAKVAKKQVGKKVGRGMDKMTDEYTKRSYKRFEEEDDEDYAGVPSNDDGYYRNDSRANDDEGHSDSTEGHDEDDEIYEGEYQGIPRADSGKAGSMDGVTDAQAQQFRDLSAYEGERRKDQEELAQQYETILQECGHGKFQWTLYFVLGLALMADGVEIFVVGFVLPSAEKDMCLSEPNKGMLGLIVYLGMMVGAFVWGGLADRIGRRQTLLISLSINSVFAFFSSFVQGYSSFLFCRLLSGVGIGGSIPIVFSYYSEFLAQEKRGEHLSWLCMFWMIGGIYASAMAWAIIPHYGWSFQMGSAYQFHSWRVFVLVCAFPSVAAISALTTMPESPRFYLENGKHDEAWMILKQVHDTNMRAKGYPERVFSVTTIKTVKQMDELMNMGDNTAWHEKWKLKLSALFHQVWHNFQAVFSPEYRRTTYMMMAVWFSMSFSYYGLTVWFPDMIKYLQKQEYSSRTKVFVKEKVEHVTFNFTLENQVHRQGEYFNDKFMNLRMRSMVFEDSLFEECYFEDITSSNTFFKNCTFIASIFHNTDLFKYRLVNCRLINSTFMNNKEGCLLSDVSDDNNAYMVYFVSFLGTLAVLPGNIVSALLMDKIGRLRMLAGSSVISCISCFFLSFGNSESAMIALLCLFGGISIASWNALDVLTVELYPSDKRTTAFGFLNALCKLAAVLGISIFTSFVGITKAVPILFASGALAAGSFLALKLPETRGQVLQ from the exons ATGGACGACGACGGACGCTACAGAGACAACCGCTCAGACTTCATCCGCGGCGCCAAGGACATTGCCAAAGTGGCCAAAAAGCAGGTAGGCAAGAAGGTGGGGCGCGGCATGGACAAAATGACCGATGAGTACACCAAGCGTTCCTATAAGCGTTTCGAGGAGGAAGACGATGAAGACTACGCTGGTGTGCCAAGCAACGACGATGGATATTACCGCAACGACAGCCGGGCCAATGACGATGAAGGCCACAGCGACTCCACTGAAGGACATGATGAGGACGATGAGATCTATGAAGGCGAGTACCAGGGCATCCCGAGGGCCGACTCAGGCAAGGCTGGCAGCATGGACGGCGTGACGGACGCCCAGGCGCAGCAGTTCAGGGATCTGTCGGCTTACGAGGGCGAGAGGAGGAAAGACCAGGAGGAGCTGGCCCAGCAGTACGAGACCATCCTGCAGGAGTGCGGCCACGGGAAGTTCCAGTGGACACTCTACTTTGTCCTGGGGCTGGCGCTGATGGCAGATGGCGTGGAGATCTTTGTGGTCGGCTTCGTGCTGCCCAGTGCGGAGAAGGACATGTGTCTATCCGAGCCCAACAAGGGCATGCTGG GTCTGATTGTTTACCTGGGGATGATGGTCGGGGCGTTTGTATGGGGCGGCCTGGCGGATCGGATTGGCCGACGGCAGAccctcctcatctccctctccaTCAACAGCGTGTTCGCCTTCTTCTCGTCCTTTGTCCAGGGATACAGCTCTTTCCTGTTCTGCCGCCTGCTCTCTGGCGTGGG CATTGGTGGCTCCATCCCCATTGTGTTTTCCTATTACTCTGAGTTTCTGGCCCAGGAGAAGCGAGGAGAGCATCTGAGCTGGCTCTGCATGTTCTGGATGATCGGTGGTATCTACGCCTCCGCCATGGCCTGGGCCATCATCCCACATtatg GCTGGAGCTTCCAGATGGGCTCGGCCTACCAGTTCCACAGCTGGCGCGTCTTTGTGCTGGTGTGTGCCTTCCCCTCTGTGGCGGCCATCTCTGCCCTCACCACCATGCCTGAGAGCCCCCGCTTCTACCTGGAG AATGGGAAACACGATGAGGCGTGGATGATTCTGAAGCAGGTCCACGACACCAACATGAGGGCCAAAGGCTACCCAGAGAGGGTTTTCTCT GTGACCACCATCAAAACAGTGAAGCAgatggatgaactgatgaacaTGGGCGATAACACCGCCTGGCATGAGAAATGGAAGCTAAAGCTCTCTGCGCTTTTCCATCAG gtgtgGCATAATTTCCAGGCTGTTTTCTCTCCTGAGTACCGCCGCACCACCTACATGATGATGGCTGTGTGGTTCTCTATGTCCTTCAG CTACTACGGTCTGACAGTGTGGTTCCCCGATATGATCAAGTACCTGCAGAAGCAGGAGTACTCTTCCCGCACCAAGGTTTTCGTCAAGGAGAAAGTAGAACATGTCACCTTTAACTTCACCCTGGAAAACCAGGTCCACCGCCAGGGAGAGTACTTCAATGACAA GTTTATGAACCTGAGAATGAGGTCTATGGTGTTTGAGGACTCGCTGTTTGAGGAGTGTTACTTTGAGGACATCACCTCCAGCAACACCTTCTTCAAGAACTGCACCTTCATTGCCAGCATCTTCCACAACACAG ATCTCTTCAAGTATAGGTTGGTTAACTGCAGGCTCATCAACAGCACTTTCATGAACAACAAAGAGGGCTGCCTGCTAAGTGACGTCAGTGATGACAACAATGCCTACATGGTCTACTTTGTCAGTTTCCTGGGCACCTTGGCTGTGTTGCCGGGCAACATTGTCTCCGCGCTGCTCATGGACAAGATCGGACGGTTGAGGATGCTAG CGGGTTCCAGTGTGATATCTTGCATCAGCTGTTTCTTCCTGTCCTTTGGCAACAGCGAGTCAGCCATGAttgctctgctctgcctgtTCGGGGGAATCAGCATCGCCTCCTGGAACGCCCTGGATGTGCTGACTGTCGAGCTCTACCCCTCTGACAAGAG aaCCACAGCGTTTGGCTTCCTCAACGCCCTCTGTAAACTAGCGGCTGTGTTGGGCATAAGCATCTTCACCTCGTTCGTTGGTATAACCAAGGCTGTGCCCATACTCTTTGCCTCGGGGGCACTGGCGGCGGGGAGTTTTCTGGCCCTCAAACTACCAGAGACGCGGGGCCAGGTGCTGCAATAG
- the bola1 gene encoding bolA-like protein 1, whose amino-acid sequence MLPSVLRCVRPISITPALSRLLAHFRPQMDPDPSRPVERAIRTKLTNTLKPDHLEVHNESHMHAVPPGSESHFRVLVVSAQFKGLPLIQRHRLVNEALKEELSGCVHALAIQAKTPEQWGSNPTLAKSPPCMGGSRGDHTMEEKLKAGRE is encoded by the coding sequence ATGCTGCCCAGTGTCCTCCGCTGTGTTCGGCCTATCTCTATCACTCCTGCCTTAAGCCGGCTTCTGGCTCACTTCAGACCACAAATGGACCCAGACCCAAGCCGGCCTGTTGAGAGGGCTATTAGAACCAAACTCACCAACACGCTCAAGCCAGACCACTTAGAGGTACACAATGAAAGTCACATGCATGCCGTGCCCCCTGGTTCCGAATCCCACTTCCGTGTCCTGGTTGTTAGCGCCCAATTCAAAGGTCTGCCACTGATACAGCGCCACCGTCTGGTTAATGAAGCTTTGAAGGAGGAGTTGAGTGGCTGTGTTCATGCACTTGCTATACAGGCAAAAACACCTGAACAGTGGGGGAGTAACCCCACCTTGGCTAAGAGTCCACCATGCATGGGAGGATCGAGGGGAGATCACACAATGGAGGAGAAACTGAAGGCTGGACGAGAATGA